The following coding sequences are from one Devosia neptuniae window:
- a CDS encoding cytidine deaminase family protein encodes MKNIDLIEQAAQLLKPHRTTAGRLFGDVGAVVVSGTGKVYAGVCVDTPSWGLCAERNALAAMITQGEYRIKQVVAVWRNEQTGQLHVLPPCGVCREFMRQIDDANLDAEIILDRDRTQTLRELLPAHEWPKPLDL; translated from the coding sequence ATGAAAAACATCGACCTCATCGAGCAGGCCGCCCAACTGCTCAAGCCCCATCGAACCACCGCCGGCCGCCTGTTTGGCGACGTCGGTGCCGTGGTGGTCTCCGGCACCGGCAAGGTCTATGCCGGGGTCTGTGTCGATACACCCAGTTGGGGCCTTTGCGCCGAACGTAATGCGCTGGCCGCGATGATCACGCAGGGCGAATACCGCATCAAACAAGTGGTCGCCGTCTGGCGAAACGAACAGACCGGCCAACTTCACGTCCTGCCGCCCTGCGGCGTCTGCCGCGAATTCATGCGCCAGATCGACGACGCCAATCTCGACGCCGAGATCATCCTCGACCGCGACCGGACCCAAACCCTGCGCGAACTCCTTCCCGCACACGAATGGCCCAAGCCTCTGGACTTGTAG
- a CDS encoding SecDF P1 head subdomain-containing protein, producing the protein MFRYILLIAIAFVVTLAPAIAKPIRLMVEFAKVVTDPLSGFDNLQIELTPASQQAIAEFTTEHVGKTIDVSIDGKIINSPTIQSPILGTSIMLSGPYSVHELQLMANQLTDKTSTVEIDLAKKQR; encoded by the coding sequence ATGTTCCGCTACATCCTCCTCATCGCCATCGCGTTTGTGGTCACCCTTGCCCCCGCCATAGCCAAGCCAATTCGCCTCATGGTCGAATTCGCCAAGGTCGTCACCGATCCCCTCTCCGGTTTCGACAACCTGCAGATCGAGCTCACCCCTGCCAGCCAGCAAGCCATTGCCGAGTTCACCACCGAACATGTCGGCAAGACCATCGATGTCAGTATCGACGGCAAGATCATCAATTCCCCCACGATCCAGTCCCCCATCCTGGGCACCAGCATCATGCTCAGCGGCCCCTATTCGGTCCACGAACTGCAATTGATGGCCAACCAACTCACCGACAAAACCTCCACCGTCGAAATCGACCTCGCCAAAAAGCAGCGTTAG
- a CDS encoding PRC-barrel domain-containing protein: MRHFVTASALVLLLASSAYAQDTAPSPATPSELEQSGLTPPTVLSEGYAADDQDVLVTKLLGQKVYTSVADNAREVGTINNMVITSGMGISAVVIGVGGFLGIGEKDVAVDFAELTWAEREDGTRRWVLETTEEELSEAPAFIWTDSEEATGKPALTTQQEQNQLVDGNPNATPVAPSLTTDQPERPIITTTPDRSGLTNVDQADLSADDLRGIPVYGLNDEQIGTISDVVLTPQGNSDAIIVDVGGFLGLGAKPVAVGFENLTFSSDTNGQRYLFLNTSRDQLETQPAYDPQTYEAERATQRMVITP, encoded by the coding sequence ATGCGCCACTTCGTCACCGCCTCTGCCCTCGTCCTGCTGCTGGCCAGCTCCGCCTATGCTCAGGACACTGCGCCTTCTCCCGCCACCCCCAGCGAGCTCGAACAAAGCGGCCTCACGCCACCAACCGTGCTCTCCGAAGGCTATGCGGCCGACGATCAGGACGTGCTGGTGACCAAGCTATTGGGCCAGAAGGTCTACACTTCGGTGGCGGACAATGCTCGTGAGGTCGGCACCATCAACAACATGGTCATCACTTCGGGCATGGGAATTTCCGCCGTGGTGATCGGCGTCGGCGGCTTTCTGGGCATTGGCGAAAAAGACGTTGCGGTCGACTTCGCCGAGCTCACCTGGGCCGAGCGCGAGGATGGCACCCGCCGCTGGGTGCTTGAGACCACCGAGGAAGAACTCTCCGAAGCTCCTGCCTTCATCTGGACCGACAGTGAGGAAGCCACCGGCAAGCCCGCCCTCACCACCCAGCAGGAGCAAAACCAGCTGGTCGACGGCAATCCCAACGCCACCCCTGTCGCCCCTTCCCTCACCACCGACCAGCCGGAGCGCCCGATCATCACCACGACGCCCGACCGTTCCGGCCTGACCAATGTCGACCAGGCCGATCTCAGCGCCGACGACCTCCGCGGCATCCCGGTTTATGGTCTCAATGACGAGCAGATCGGCACCATCAGCGATGTCGTCCTCACGCCCCAGGGTAATTCGGACGCCATCATCGTCGATGTCGGCGGCTTCCTGGGCCTCGGCGCCAAGCCAGTCGCGGTCGGTTTTGAAAACCTGACCTTCTCCTCCGACACCAATGGCCAGCGCTACCTCTTCCTCAATACCTCCCGTGATCAGCTCGAAACCCAACCCGCCTACGATCCGCAAACTTATGAAGCCGAACGCGCCACCCAGCGCATGGTGATCACGCCTTGA
- a CDS encoding PRC-barrel domain-containing protein, with protein sequence MIRTLLTTSALALLLAAPAIAQEATPPAPDAPATTEAPAAPAAPAAPAPADSVDTGAAQTTDVNEPWDMSAGYTAADTDNLGTRLIGQPVYSSSGDDAEEIGNVSDIVFDESGQITAVVIGVGGFLGIGEKAVAVDFSQLEFTLAGDNTERWVLPTTAEALTAAPDFVWAEDEPVDTTAPADGAAPAAPADGGAMAPAPATN encoded by the coding sequence ATGATCCGCACCCTGTTGACCACTTCGGCGCTAGCCCTGCTGCTTGCGGCCCCCGCGATCGCACAGGAAGCCACCCCGCCGGCCCCGGACGCTCCGGCGACCACTGAAGCCCCGGCCGCTCCTGCAGCGCCCGCCGCTCCGGCTCCGGCCGATTCTGTCGATACCGGCGCCGCCCAGACCACTGACGTCAATGAACCCTGGGACATGTCGGCCGGCTACACGGCTGCCGATACCGATAACCTCGGCACAAGGCTGATCGGCCAGCCGGTCTATTCGTCCAGCGGCGACGACGCCGAAGAAATCGGCAATGTCTCCGATATCGTGTTTGACGAAAGCGGCCAGATCACCGCCGTGGTGATCGGCGTCGGCGGGTTCCTGGGCATTGGCGAAAAGGCCGTGGCCGTGGACTTCAGCCAGCTCGAATTCACCCTAGCTGGCGACAATACCGAGCGCTGGGTCCTGCCCACCACTGCCGAAGCCTTGACGGCGGCCCCCGACTTCGTTTGGGCGGAGGATGAGCCGGTCGATACCACGGCTCCCGCCGATGGCGCGGCGCCTGCTGCCCCTGCCGATGGTGGCGCCATGGCGCCGGCCCCAGCAACCAACTGA